The following proteins come from a genomic window of Ochotona princeps isolate mOchPri1 chromosome 14, mOchPri1.hap1, whole genome shotgun sequence:
- the LOC105941596 gene encoding HIG1 domain family member 1A, mitochondrial-like: protein MSIDRDVSRPSYDADQGSKLIQKAKETPFVPIIIAGFAAVVAYGRYRSKSRGNTKISLHLHMPMAAQGFVAGSVAVAMAYSTYREFWVKRKP, encoded by the coding sequence ATGTCAATCGATAGGGATGTTTCTCGTCCTTCGTATGATGCAGATCAGGGATCCAAGCTTATCCAAAAAGCTAAAGAGACACCATTTGTCCCCATTATAATAGCTGGTTTTGCAGCAGTTGTTGCATATGGGCGCTACAGATCAAAAAGCAGAGGAAATACAAAAATTTCCCTTCACCTGCACATGCCCATGGCGGCTCAAGGCTTTGTTGCAGGATCAGTGGCTGTTGCTATGGCCTATTCCACATATCGGGAGTTTTGGGTGAAACGTAAGCCTTAG